A single region of the Marinobacter nanhaiticus D15-8W genome encodes:
- a CDS encoding zinc-dependent alcohol dehydrogenase family protein yields MRAMILRHQRQPLELTDIPIPQAETHQLQLRVTACGICRTDLHVLDADLTEPVLPLIPGHQIVGEVTQIGAHVTDFELGQRVGVPWLGSSCGHCDFCSHGQENLCDQARYTGYQINGGFAEFTVADARYCFPIPQDFSDLQAAPLLCAGLIGYRAYRKVRDSKRIGLYGFGSAAHILIQVARDAGQMVYAFTRPGDTEAQAFACSLGAVWAGDSTSTPPDTLDGAIIFATSGELVPAALRAIRKGGRVVCAGIHMSDIPSFPYDILWGEREICSIANLTRCDGEKFLPLAARIPINTTVNAYPLEKANEALEDLRHGRFTGSAVLTVG; encoded by the coding sequence ATGCGAGCCATGATTCTCCGCCATCAGCGCCAACCCCTTGAGCTCACCGATATCCCCATTCCTCAGGCGGAGACGCACCAGCTCCAACTTCGCGTCACCGCTTGCGGTATTTGCCGAACGGATCTACATGTGCTGGACGCTGATCTCACCGAGCCCGTGCTACCGCTTATTCCCGGGCATCAGATCGTGGGCGAGGTCACACAGATCGGTGCCCATGTTACGGACTTCGAACTGGGCCAACGGGTAGGCGTGCCGTGGCTGGGCAGCAGCTGTGGCCATTGTGACTTCTGTAGCCATGGCCAGGAAAACCTGTGTGACCAGGCCCGTTACACCGGCTATCAGATCAATGGGGGGTTTGCGGAGTTCACTGTGGCCGACGCGCGGTATTGCTTCCCTATCCCCCAGGATTTCAGCGATCTGCAGGCGGCCCCATTACTTTGCGCCGGACTGATCGGCTATCGCGCCTACCGGAAAGTCAGGGACAGCAAACGAATAGGACTTTATGGGTTCGGCTCGGCGGCGCATATCCTGATCCAGGTGGCTCGCGATGCAGGCCAAATGGTCTACGCATTTACTCGGCCCGGGGACACCGAAGCACAGGCCTTTGCCTGCTCCCTCGGCGCTGTCTGGGCCGGGGACTCGACCAGCACGCCGCCCGATACCCTGGACGGAGCCATCATCTTCGCGACGAGCGGCGAACTGGTGCCCGCAGCACTCCGAGCCATACGTAAGGGCGGACGCGTCGTATGCGCCGGCATTCACATGTCTGACATCCCTTCCTTCCCCTACGACATCCTATGGGGCGAGCGGGAAATCTGCTCTATCGCAAATCTCACCCGGTGCGATGGCGAGAAATTCCTGCCGCTGGCCGCACGCATTCCCATCAACACGACCGTCAACGCCTATCCATTGGAGAAGGCCAACGAGGCACTGGAGGATCTGCGTCACGGCCGATTTACCGGCTCGGCCGTGCTGACAGTGGGTTAG
- a CDS encoding AI-2E family transporter — MDSLILNSLKIIGLVTATVLLLLGFWFYSDFFLLLFGGMLWGLALSGVAGFTSRHAHVPYRLAVVLSLLSSLAVVALIIWQFGPKVLSGVQQLQQLLPEILQELKSQVHQHTFLSEAFRLSEQQSRALLTAENFSRIAGMFSSTLGAITALLFIMVTGTYFAATPGLYKSGVIQLVVPRRRDVAERLLDELGHALRWWLLGRLLSLSVVGILTWIGLFALGIPSAAALAFVAAALSFIPNIGPILSVIPAVLVGWSVSPSMALWVVLLYLAIQTLESYLITPLIQQRNLAIAPALLLAVQLLMSLMFGVLGLLLATPLTVVALVLVRLLYIRKVLGDSIRLP; from the coding sequence ATGGATTCGTTGATCCTGAACAGCCTCAAGATCATCGGCCTGGTTACCGCCACAGTCCTCCTGCTGTTGGGCTTCTGGTTCTATTCAGATTTCTTCCTGCTGCTTTTCGGAGGCATGCTTTGGGGGCTCGCGTTGAGCGGTGTCGCCGGCTTTACAAGTCGGCATGCCCATGTCCCGTATCGGCTGGCGGTGGTGCTCTCGCTCCTGTCTTCGCTGGCCGTGGTCGCGCTGATAATCTGGCAGTTTGGCCCCAAAGTGCTCAGCGGTGTTCAGCAACTGCAACAACTATTGCCGGAGATACTGCAGGAGCTGAAGTCGCAAGTGCATCAGCATACGTTCCTGAGTGAGGCTTTCCGGCTCTCCGAGCAGCAGAGTAGAGCCTTGTTGACTGCCGAAAACTTCAGCCGAATCGCCGGTATGTTCTCTTCGACCCTGGGTGCGATTACTGCACTTCTCTTTATCATGGTCACCGGCACCTATTTCGCGGCGACACCGGGTCTGTACAAGAGCGGTGTGATACAGCTCGTCGTACCGCGCCGCAGGGATGTCGCAGAGCGACTTCTCGATGAACTGGGTCACGCCCTCCGCTGGTGGCTATTAGGACGCTTGCTGTCTCTGAGTGTCGTCGGGATACTGACCTGGATTGGCCTGTTCGCCCTCGGTATTCCTTCAGCTGCCGCGTTGGCGTTCGTAGCGGCTGCGCTTTCATTCATTCCCAATATCGGACCGATCCTGTCAGTCATTCCAGCCGTCCTGGTCGGCTGGTCCGTAAGCCCCTCAATGGCCCTGTGGGTCGTGCTGCTCTACCTTGCTATCCAGACCCTGGAAAGTTACCTGATAACGCCACTCATTCAGCAGCGCAACCTGGCTATCGCCCCGGCACTACTTCTGGCCGTGCAATTGCTGATGAGCCTGATGTTCGGCGTGCTGGGCCTACTGCTGGCAACGCCGCTTACGGTTGTCGCGTTGGTGTTGGTGCGTTTGCTCTATATCCGCAAAGTGTTGGGAGACTCGATACGCCTGCCGTAA
- a CDS encoding ABC transporter substrate-binding protein — MRNRLPTYLLLWLLPALAIAQARTPLEVEAALDRQVVAPLLEAFERAHPEIDLRYNDRSTLDVDEKARHARPAPDVVISSAMPWQMARVNEGLAQPVDSDAARNWPEWAKWRNEVFGFTFEPIVTVYRLDLARHMMPPTTHADLHTLLESHQDLLKGRVTTYSPSGSGIGYTLFQQDARYSPRFWDLVAAMGAAGVILENNTRDMLEGLTDGTYWVGYNLLGSYAMHWARSHPDLIVQIPQDYALVMMRMAFVHRDAPHPVAARIFVDFLLSVEGQKTLAGSTPLFSVLPDVIGPYTAQRLRDQVGERLYPIPIDASLLAFVDPMRRKAFMDRWNREIKILTP, encoded by the coding sequence ATGAGGAATCGGTTACCGACGTATCTCCTGCTCTGGCTGTTACCCGCGCTGGCCATAGCCCAGGCCAGAACGCCCCTTGAAGTCGAGGCCGCCCTGGACCGGCAGGTCGTCGCGCCCTTGCTCGAGGCTTTTGAGCGCGCCCACCCTGAGATCGACTTGCGTTATAACGACCGATCCACGCTGGATGTCGACGAGAAAGCGCGCCACGCCCGGCCTGCCCCGGATGTTGTCATCAGTTCCGCCATGCCGTGGCAGATGGCCAGGGTCAACGAGGGGCTGGCCCAGCCCGTGGACAGCGACGCCGCCCGCAACTGGCCTGAATGGGCCAAGTGGCGTAATGAAGTCTTCGGTTTCACGTTCGAACCGATCGTCACCGTGTATCGGCTCGACCTGGCGCGTCACATGATGCCGCCGACCACACATGCGGACCTTCATACCCTGCTCGAGAGCCACCAGGACTTGCTCAAAGGGCGCGTCACCACTTATTCACCTTCGGGGAGCGGGATCGGCTATACACTTTTCCAGCAGGATGCCCGCTATTCCCCCCGGTTCTGGGATCTCGTGGCCGCCATGGGTGCCGCAGGAGTCATCCTCGAGAACAACACCCGGGACATGCTCGAAGGCCTCACTGATGGCACCTACTGGGTGGGCTATAACCTTCTGGGTTCCTACGCCATGCACTGGGCACGCAGTCACCCTGACCTGATCGTCCAGATCCCCCAGGACTATGCCCTGGTCATGATGCGTATGGCGTTCGTACACCGGGACGCCCCACATCCGGTCGCCGCCAGGATCTTCGTGGATTTCCTGCTCAGCGTCGAAGGTCAGAAGACCCTCGCCGGAAGTACGCCGCTATTCAGTGTGCTGCCTGACGTCATCGGCCCCTACACCGCTCAACGCCTGCGCGACCAGGTGGGCGAACGCCTCTACCCGATTCCTATCGACGCCTCGTTGCTGGCTTTTGTCGATCCCATGCGCCGTAAGGCGTTTATGGATCGATGGAACCGGGAGATAAAGATACTGACGCCGTAA
- a CDS encoding sensor histidine kinase translates to MIIIDGTLKRRLGVWLLATVGVLGTFLLVEAYTSAQRAANRAFDSQLEAASLTIAEAIQWQDGRPVVEIPAAAFQILATDQQERVFYTILDTEGREVTGNLEGVVTDQLRVNAQSKPVWQFVDYQGAPIRLYGRELKSAGWESVEPVQIWVSHTLSGREALARDLFARALTRFVAMVILTGLLMLLAIRTALGPVRRLRHLIRQRDADDVSPLNAKVPGELYDMADTLNALFERQREGRDALLRFTADASHQLKTPLAGLQSTSELALHSNRPEDWRQALQTVHDSSARTSRLAGQLLSLARLRHGEEGTPSRIDLASLLRETVMEWAERDDARYHDLGLGDMPDGPVPVQGEPWSLREMIGNLIDNALRYTPPGSEITLGLARLNNTALLTIRDNGPGVNRDLLDRLHQPFERGGRQDTEGSGLGLAIVDSIARRHHATLEVRSEPEKGLWVGVRFPILEGENLK, encoded by the coding sequence GTGATCATCATCGATGGCACGCTCAAACGTCGGTTGGGCGTATGGCTCCTGGCCACCGTCGGCGTACTGGGCACATTTCTGTTGGTTGAGGCGTACACCAGCGCCCAACGGGCAGCGAACCGTGCCTTCGACAGTCAACTCGAAGCCGCCAGTCTGACCATCGCCGAGGCGATCCAGTGGCAGGATGGCCGCCCCGTAGTGGAAATACCGGCAGCCGCATTCCAAATCCTCGCCACCGACCAGCAGGAGCGCGTGTTCTATACCATCCTCGATACGGAAGGCCGTGAAGTCACCGGGAATCTCGAAGGCGTGGTGACAGATCAATTGCGCGTCAACGCCCAGAGCAAACCAGTTTGGCAATTCGTCGACTACCAGGGCGCCCCGATCCGACTCTACGGTCGCGAGCTGAAATCCGCCGGCTGGGAATCCGTCGAGCCCGTACAGATCTGGGTCAGCCACACCCTGTCCGGCCGCGAAGCCCTGGCCAGGGATCTTTTCGCGCGGGCCCTGACCCGCTTTGTGGCCATGGTCATACTCACAGGGCTGTTAATGCTGCTTGCGATCCGTACGGCGCTGGGACCGGTGCGCCGGTTGCGTCACCTGATACGCCAACGGGATGCCGACGATGTCAGCCCGCTGAACGCCAAGGTACCCGGCGAACTCTACGATATGGCGGATACGCTGAATGCCCTGTTCGAACGCCAGCGCGAAGGCCGCGATGCGCTGTTGCGTTTCACCGCCGATGCCAGTCACCAGCTCAAGACGCCGCTCGCGGGTTTGCAGAGCACCAGTGAGTTGGCACTGCACAGCAACCGCCCGGAAGATTGGCGCCAGGCCCTGCAAACCGTGCATGACAGCTCCGCACGCACCAGTCGTCTGGCGGGGCAGTTACTGAGCCTGGCACGCTTGCGCCACGGTGAGGAAGGCACGCCGAGCCGGATCGACCTGGCCTCCCTACTGCGTGAAACAGTCATGGAATGGGCAGAACGCGATGATGCGCGGTATCACGACCTGGGACTGGGCGACATGCCGGACGGGCCGGTTCCGGTGCAGGGAGAACCCTGGTCACTGCGGGAAATGATCGGCAACCTGATCGACAACGCCTTACGCTACACACCACCCGGGAGCGAGATCACCCTCGGCCTGGCCCGGCTAAACAATACTGCCCTGCTGACCATTCGGGACAACGGTCCCGGCGTCAATCGCGATCTGCTGGATCGCCTGCACCAACCCTTCGAACGTGGCGGACGCCAGGATACTGAGGGTTCAGGCCTGGGCCTCGCCATCGTCGACTCGATCGCCCGCCGTCATCACGCCACCTTGGAGGTCCGCAGCGAACCCGAAAAGGGGCTCTGGGTAGGCGTGCGTTTTCCCATCCTGGAGGGAGAAAACCTGAAATGA
- a CDS encoding response regulator transcription factor, with translation MRLLVVEDDPLIADSLTQGLAPLGNTVEIFASLREARAAMAHSQFDLVVLDLGLPDGSGLSLLEEIRKHGDATPVMILTARDGVAERVEGLDLGADDYLTKPFSLAELQARVRALLRRSQQRTDNRLRFGPLCFDPASGEVTLHGERMDLPPRELGLMEGLLLHAGRIAPREQLIDRLFGFGEAGPNALDLYISRLRKRLQGSGVHIRTLRGLGYRLEDDPA, from the coding sequence ATGCGCCTGCTTGTCGTCGAGGACGATCCGTTGATCGCCGATTCCCTGACCCAGGGCCTTGCCCCGCTGGGCAATACGGTGGAGATATTCGCCAGTCTGAGAGAGGCGCGGGCGGCGATGGCGCACAGTCAGTTCGATCTGGTGGTCCTCGACCTGGGACTCCCGGACGGCAGCGGCCTGTCGTTGCTGGAGGAGATACGCAAACACGGGGATGCCACACCGGTCATGATCCTGACTGCCCGCGATGGCGTCGCCGAGCGCGTCGAGGGACTCGACCTGGGCGCCGACGACTACCTGACCAAGCCTTTCTCCCTGGCCGAGCTCCAGGCCCGGGTACGCGCGCTGCTCCGCCGTAGCCAACAACGCACCGACAACAGGCTCCGGTTCGGCCCGCTGTGCTTTGACCCTGCATCCGGTGAAGTCACCCTGCACGGTGAGCGCATGGACCTGCCGCCTCGGGAGCTGGGGTTAATGGAGGGCCTGCTGCTCCACGCCGGGCGCATCGCGCCCCGGGAGCAACTGATTGATCGGCTGTTCGGTTTTGGCGAGGCCGGGCCCAACGCCCTCGATCTATACATCAGCAGGCTGCGCAAGCGACTCCAGGGCAGCGGTGTCCATATCCGCACGCTACGCGGGCTGGGTTACCGGCTGGAGGACGATCCTGCGTGA
- a CDS encoding Bug family tripartite tricarboxylate transporter substrate binding protein, translating into MKFNSAFLRWSAPLVMGAALMTGNAHAQSETTECIAPAKPGGGYDLTCRLAANGLQETGLIDKPMMVSYMPGGIGAVAYNHVNGVRDDDPNLIVAASTGAAVNLALGKFGQYDADEVRWVGALGVDYGAIVVKADAPWKTLDELMKDLKGQPNKIVFGAGGTVGSQDWMKAALTAKAAGISPRELRYVAFEGGGESLAALLGDHIEVFTGDLSELRPHLESGKIRVLASLSEERMGEPYEGIPTAAEQGYDVQWPIWRGYYMGPDVNDEAYQKWVSKLEKLAGKEKFAEMREARGLFPMSRFGDSFDTYVKDQVVQFKQLAEEVGLKQ; encoded by the coding sequence ATGAAATTCAACTCCGCATTCCTTCGCTGGTCTGCGCCGCTGGTTATGGGCGCGGCACTGATGACCGGCAACGCGCATGCCCAATCCGAAACCACCGAATGTATCGCGCCCGCCAAACCCGGCGGTGGCTACGACCTGACCTGTCGGCTGGCGGCCAACGGCCTGCAGGAGACCGGGCTGATCGACAAGCCCATGATGGTCAGTTACATGCCTGGCGGTATCGGTGCGGTCGCGTACAACCACGTCAATGGCGTGCGCGATGACGACCCCAACCTTATTGTCGCGGCCAGTACCGGTGCCGCAGTCAACCTGGCCCTGGGTAAGTTCGGCCAGTACGACGCTGACGAGGTTCGCTGGGTCGGCGCACTGGGTGTCGACTACGGCGCTATCGTGGTCAAGGCCGATGCACCCTGGAAAACCCTTGATGAACTCATGAAGGACCTTAAGGGCCAGCCCAACAAGATCGTGTTTGGTGCCGGCGGCACCGTAGGCAGCCAGGACTGGATGAAGGCAGCACTGACCGCGAAGGCGGCAGGTATTTCCCCACGGGAGCTTCGCTATGTGGCGTTTGAAGGCGGTGGCGAATCCTTGGCGGCACTGCTCGGTGACCACATCGAGGTGTTCACCGGTGACCTGTCCGAACTGCGCCCGCATCTGGAAAGCGGCAAGATCCGTGTGCTCGCCTCCCTGTCAGAGGAGCGCATGGGCGAGCCCTATGAGGGGATTCCCACCGCGGCCGAGCAAGGCTATGACGTTCAGTGGCCGATCTGGCGCGGCTATTACATGGGGCCGGATGTGAATGACGAAGCCTACCAGAAGTGGGTGAGCAAGCTTGAAAAGCTGGCCGGCAAGGAGAAGTTCGCCGAGATGCGGGAAGCGCGCGGTCTGTTCCCCATGTCCCGTTTCGGCGACAGCTTCGACACTTATGTGAAGGATCAGGTCGTCCAGTTCAAGCAGCTCGCTGAAGAAGTAGGGCTGAAGCAATGA
- a CDS encoding tripartite tricarboxylate transporter TctB family protein yields the protein MRIAADRILGLALIGLAAFAAFNATQFQVTFSYEPVGPKAFPILLSVVLAALSLVLVFRPGENGEWPEKQVVLKLVAVLAVLLVYALLFTRLGFLVTTFLAVFSLSRLFDATWLKALVAGVLMAIGSYYLFTLGLGISLPGGRWLPDFN from the coding sequence ATGAGGATCGCCGCCGACCGTATTCTGGGGCTCGCCTTGATCGGTCTGGCGGCATTCGCCGCCTTCAATGCCACCCAGTTCCAGGTCACGTTCAGCTACGAGCCCGTCGGGCCCAAAGCGTTTCCCATCCTGCTCTCGGTGGTATTGGCGGCCCTGTCGCTGGTGCTTGTATTCCGCCCGGGCGAGAACGGGGAATGGCCTGAAAAGCAGGTGGTGCTGAAACTGGTGGCGGTGCTGGCCGTGCTCCTGGTCTATGCATTGTTGTTCACTCGCCTTGGATTCCTCGTGACCACCTTCCTGGCGGTATTCTCCCTATCGCGTCTGTTCGATGCCACCTGGCTCAAGGCATTGGTGGCAGGCGTCCTGATGGCCATCGGGAGCTACTACCTGTTCACCCTCGGGCTTGGAATTTCCTTGCCAGGCGGCCGTTGGCTGCCCGATTTCAACTGA
- a CDS encoding tripartite tricarboxylate transporter permease has protein sequence MFDFLIQGFDVALSPLNLGLAFLGALLGTLFGALPGIGPINGIAILMPLAYTLGLPAESALILLAGVYTGAEYGGRMSSILLNVPGDAGAVMTTLDGHPLAKKGLAGPALGLSAVSSFVGATIAIIGLTLFAPLLAEVAVMFGPAEFFALMVFAFASMSVMMGKDPIKTGIGAVLGVMVAMVGVDSGTGVMRYTFGMAELYDGVDFVVMIIGLFAISEILLMLEHANRKDASDEMPPLGRVMVSLKELLYCKWTMLRSGVIGFIVGVLPGTGASVAGAVTYTTEKRLSDKDNTFGTGDMRGLAAPEAGNNASAAGSFVPMLTLGIPGSGTTAVLLGALMLYNITPGPMLFSERPEVAGGLIASLYIGNIVLLALNLPLAGLFAKVLTIPRWVLVPGIAILAFVGVFQLHSDLMAIYLMLIIGIFGYALRKLGFSLAPVILGYVLGGLMEDNLRRALSISGGDVGILWQSGISIGLWIAAVLLVAVPWLLPKLLSRKSLASA, from the coding sequence ATGTTCGATTTTCTGATCCAAGGTTTTGATGTTGCCCTCAGCCCCCTTAACCTGGGGCTCGCATTCCTGGGCGCGTTGCTCGGGACGCTATTTGGCGCCTTGCCCGGTATCGGCCCGATCAACGGTATCGCCATCCTCATGCCGCTGGCCTATACCCTCGGCTTACCGGCTGAATCCGCCCTGATCCTTTTGGCTGGGGTGTACACCGGGGCCGAATACGGCGGACGCATGTCGAGCATCCTGCTCAATGTGCCAGGTGATGCCGGCGCCGTCATGACTACCCTCGACGGTCACCCGTTGGCCAAGAAAGGGTTGGCAGGCCCGGCCCTGGGGCTGTCGGCCGTCAGCTCCTTCGTAGGTGCAACGATCGCAATCATCGGCCTGACGCTGTTTGCGCCCCTGTTGGCGGAAGTGGCGGTGATGTTCGGCCCTGCTGAATTCTTTGCGCTGATGGTGTTCGCCTTTGCATCCATGTCCGTGATGATGGGCAAGGACCCGATCAAGACCGGTATTGGTGCGGTGCTTGGTGTCATGGTCGCTATGGTCGGCGTGGATTCCGGAACCGGCGTCATGCGTTACACCTTCGGTATGGCTGAGCTTTACGACGGCGTCGACTTCGTCGTGATGATCATCGGTCTGTTTGCCATCAGCGAAATCCTGCTCATGCTGGAGCACGCCAACCGCAAGGACGCTAGCGACGAAATGCCGCCATTGGGCCGGGTCATGGTCAGTCTCAAGGAACTGCTCTACTGCAAGTGGACCATGCTGCGTAGCGGCGTGATCGGCTTTATCGTCGGTGTCCTGCCGGGAACCGGCGCGTCCGTTGCGGGCGCAGTGACTTACACGACTGAGAAGCGCCTGTCCGACAAGGACAACACGTTCGGTACCGGTGATATGCGCGGGTTGGCGGCGCCGGAGGCGGGCAACAACGCGTCTGCGGCAGGTTCGTTCGTGCCCATGCTGACGTTGGGGATTCCAGGTTCGGGTACTACGGCAGTGCTGCTCGGTGCTCTGATGCTCTACAACATTACCCCGGGCCCAATGCTGTTTTCGGAGCGCCCGGAAGTGGCGGGCGGCCTGATTGCCTCGCTCTACATCGGCAATATCGTGCTCCTCGCACTCAATCTGCCGCTGGCCGGCCTGTTCGCCAAGGTGTTGACGATTCCCCGCTGGGTGCTGGTGCCCGGCATCGCCATCCTGGCGTTCGTCGGTGTCTTCCAGTTGCACTCTGACCTGATGGCCATCTACCTGATGCTGATCATTGGTATCTTCGGCTACGCCCTGCGCAAGCTGGGATTCTCGCTGGCGCCGGTGATCCTGGGTTACGTGCTGGGTGGTCTCATGGAGGATAACCTGCGCCGCGCCCTGTCGATCAGTGGTGGCGATGTGGGCATCCTCTGGCAATCGGGTATATCGATCGGGTTGTGGATCGCGGCGGTCCTGCTCGTTGCGGTGCCCTGGTTGTTGCCAAAGCTATTGTCCCGCAAGTCGCTGGCAAGCGCTTGA
- a CDS encoding AbrB family transcriptional regulator, translating to MSATLIDALKDRCSAGSRLLPTLAVGVCGSVLAYAVNMPLPWLLGALIATTVLSLAGVRLPAPAGSRKAVLVVIGVVLGAAFTPDMAGDVGRWGASLVIMLLSTAVMMVVSVWLSRRVAGNSVDTAIYAGMPGGLSAVTLMAADSDADLRVVGLTHAVRILVLLLAIPPVLQLIGHVSLQANTTTLTQWLAMPGLADTLMLVGSGIAGAWLGRILRLPNPLLFGPVLVSGTLHITGICEATIPPVIVALAQIVIGVSVGVRFVGTSLSSVGLSLMIAIVQALLLMLIALAAAWVGHLVTGYSPAAALLAYMPGGAPELSLVALSLNIEPAFVTSHHLLRITVLIMIMPLLLNVLKRCRV from the coding sequence TTGAGTGCGACCTTGATCGATGCATTGAAAGATCGCTGTAGCGCCGGCAGCAGGCTGCTCCCGACGCTCGCCGTTGGGGTCTGCGGCAGTGTTCTGGCCTACGCCGTGAATATGCCGCTGCCCTGGCTACTTGGGGCGTTGATTGCCACTACGGTACTCAGCCTCGCCGGTGTTCGCCTTCCCGCACCGGCGGGATCAAGGAAGGCCGTTCTGGTCGTGATTGGCGTCGTATTGGGCGCCGCCTTTACGCCGGATATGGCGGGGGATGTTGGCCGCTGGGGCGCCAGCCTGGTCATCATGTTGCTTAGTACAGCGGTCATGATGGTCGTATCGGTGTGGCTCAGTCGCCGGGTCGCCGGCAATTCGGTGGATACGGCTATCTACGCCGGGATGCCGGGCGGCCTATCGGCCGTCACGCTGATGGCTGCGGACTCGGATGCGGACCTGCGTGTCGTGGGGCTTACCCATGCGGTGCGCATTCTGGTCCTGCTGCTGGCTATTCCTCCGGTATTGCAGCTGATCGGTCACGTAAGTCTGCAGGCCAACACCACCACACTGACGCAATGGCTGGCCATGCCGGGGCTGGCCGATACCTTGATGCTTGTAGGATCCGGTATCGCCGGCGCATGGCTGGGGCGCATTCTCAGGTTGCCGAATCCGTTGCTGTTCGGGCCGGTGTTGGTGTCTGGAACCCTGCATATAACCGGTATCTGCGAGGCTACGATTCCGCCGGTGATCGTAGCCTTGGCCCAGATCGTGATCGGTGTGTCGGTCGGCGTGCGGTTTGTCGGGACGTCGCTGTCGTCGGTGGGGCTCAGCCTGATGATTGCAATAGTCCAGGCTCTGCTGTTAATGCTGATCGCCCTCGCCGCAGCGTGGGTTGGCCATCTGGTGACCGGTTATTCGCCGGCTGCGGCTTTGCTCGCGTATATGCCGGGTGGGGCGCCTGAGCTGAGTCTGGTGGCGCTGTCACTGAATATCGAGCCGGCTTTCGTGACCTCCCATCACCTGCTGCGAATCACCGTGCTGATCATGATCATGCCGCTGCTGTTGAATGTTCTTAAACGGTGTCGCGTCTGA